One Cedecea neteri DNA segment encodes these proteins:
- a CDS encoding YgdI/YgdR family lipoprotein — protein MKKFFGMMLVSVAALSAVACSSSYVRSTKTGEMIVTKGKPELDKQTGLTRYYDAQGVEHQIQSDQVVQMIKRG, from the coding sequence ATGAAAAAATTTTTCGGGATGATGCTGGTGAGTGTGGCTGCGCTGTCGGCGGTGGCTTGTTCAAGCAGCTACGTGAGGTCGACGAAAACCGGCGAAATGATCGTGACCAAAGGCAAGCCGGAGCTGGACAAGCAAACCGGGCTGACGCGTTACTACGACGCGCAGGGCGTGGAGCATCAGATCCAAAGCGATCAGGTGGTGCAGATGATTAAGCGTGGCTGA
- the fdhE gene encoding formate dehydrogenase accessory protein FdhE, whose product MSIRIIPQDQLEKSEKRTAEVIPPLLFPRLKNLYNRRAERLRELAASNPLGDYLRFAALIAHAQEVVLYDHPLEMDLTALIAEAAKTGKPPLDIHVLPRDPHWQRLLQSLIAELKPEMDGPALAVIENLEKASSQELEEMATALFNADFALVSSDKAPFIWAALSLYWAQMATLIPGKAKAEYGEQRQFCPVCGSIPVSSMVHIGTTNGLRYLHCNLCETEWHVVRVKCSNCEQTRDLNYWSLDSEQAAIKAESCGDCGTYLKILYQEKDPKVEAVADDLASLVLDARMEQEGFARSSINPFLFPGEGE is encoded by the coding sequence ATGAGTATTCGCATAATCCCGCAAGATCAGCTGGAGAAGAGCGAGAAACGCACGGCGGAAGTGATTCCGCCGTTATTATTCCCCAGGCTCAAAAATCTCTACAACCGCCGTGCTGAACGCCTGCGCGAGCTGGCTGCCAGCAACCCGCTGGGCGACTATCTGCGCTTTGCCGCGCTGATTGCCCACGCGCAGGAAGTGGTGCTGTACGACCACCCGCTGGAGATGGATTTAACCGCCCTGATTGCCGAAGCAGCCAAAACCGGCAAGCCGCCGCTGGATATTCACGTCCTGCCGCGTGACCCGCACTGGCAGCGCCTGCTGCAGTCGCTGATTGCCGAGCTTAAGCCAGAAATGGACGGCCCGGCGTTAGCGGTAATTGAAAATCTTGAAAAGGCTTCATCCCAGGAGCTGGAAGAGATGGCCACCGCGCTATTCAACGCCGACTTCGCGTTAGTCAGCAGCGACAAAGCACCGTTTATCTGGGCTGCGCTGTCGCTCTACTGGGCGCAAATGGCGACACTTATCCCCGGCAAAGCCAAAGCCGAATACGGCGAACAGCGCCAGTTCTGCCCGGTTTGCGGCTCGATTCCGGTTTCCAGCATGGTGCACATCGGCACCACCAACGGCCTGCGTTATCTGCACTGCAACCTGTGCGAAACCGAATGGCACGTGGTGCGCGTGAAGTGCAGCAACTGCGAGCAGACCCGCGACTTAAACTACTGGTCGCTGGACAGTGAACAGGCGGCGATCAAAGCCGAAAGCTGCGGCGACTGCGGCACCTACCTGAAAATTCTTTATCAGGAAAAGGACCCGAAAGTGGAAGCCGTCGCCGACGACCTGGCCTCGCTGGTGCTCGATGCCCGCATGGAGCAGGAAGGCTTCGCCCGCAGCAGCATCAACCCGTTCTTATTCCCTGGCGAAGGGGAATAA
- a CDS encoding endonuclease/exonuclease/phosphatase family protein has protein sequence MNREICFCWWNTGLVPPLTKKINKPFDTVKSQRVEDVVIHLMEKTAIDILILAEVSHSCLSFLEKLAETVHMELITSTEKVGRINFDIAILYEKTKLQFLEKENLVPETASGRKLRCGTRFLFQENISHEKLTLFASHWPSRLHKSEKRITLGQKLRENIDFIYNKKIDNVILIGDYNDQPFSPSIVEGLEATKDIDMVKRKRKLLYNPFWRHLDKKNESHLFSGSYYHKNNDIDKWFTYDQMMFSSSFLNDKIGTWRLDIKSSHFHSDSISKNEIGFDFLSFFDHVPIYSKIHKI, from the coding sequence ATGAATAGAGAAATATGCTTTTGCTGGTGGAATACAGGATTAGTTCCACCACTAACGAAAAAAATCAATAAACCTTTTGATACAGTGAAATCTCAGCGGGTTGAAGATGTCGTCATTCATTTAATGGAAAAAACTGCGATAGACATATTAATACTAGCTGAGGTATCCCATAGCTGTCTCTCTTTTTTAGAAAAATTAGCTGAGACAGTCCATATGGAACTAATTACATCGACAGAGAAAGTAGGGAGAATAAATTTCGACATAGCAATCCTTTACGAAAAGACAAAACTTCAATTTTTAGAGAAAGAAAACTTAGTTCCAGAAACTGCGTCTGGGAGAAAATTACGCTGTGGCACACGTTTTCTTTTTCAAGAAAATATATCACATGAAAAACTAACACTATTTGCTTCTCACTGGCCAAGTAGACTTCACAAAAGTGAAAAGAGAATAACCCTTGGTCAAAAATTAAGAGAAAACATTGATTTTATTTATAATAAGAAAATAGATAACGTGATTCTAATCGGTGATTATAATGATCAACCATTTAGTCCATCAATTGTTGAAGGATTAGAAGCGACAAAAGATATTGATATGGTAAAAAGAAAAAGAAAACTCCTATATAATCCATTCTGGCGACATTTAGATAAAAAAAACGAATCCCATCTATTTTCAGGAAGTTACTATCATAAAAACAATGATATAGATAAATGGTTTACTTATGACCAAATGATGTTTTCTTCTTCATTTTTAAATGATAAGATAGGCACATGGAGGCTTGACATAAAGAGCTCTCACTTTCATTCTGATAGCATATCCAAAAATGAAATAGGTTTTGATTTCCTCTCATTTTTTGATCATGTTCCCATTTATAGTAAGATACATAAAATATGA
- a CDS encoding toxin-antitoxin system HicB family antitoxin — protein sequence MSIISREKKPKGGGKSPQFKMRIDPALKEQLDAVAAEEGISLANWLKNLAREALKARGIAPKG from the coding sequence ATGTCAATCATATCGCGTGAAAAAAAACCAAAAGGTGGAGGCAAGTCACCTCAGTTTAAGATGCGCATTGATCCGGCATTAAAGGAACAGCTAGATGCAGTTGCTGCCGAAGAAGGAATAAGCCTCGCTAACTGGTTAAAGAACCTGGCTAGGGAGGCTTTAAAGGCAAGAGGGATTGCGCCTAAAGGATAA
- a CDS encoding anti-phage dCTP deaminase, whose amino-acid sequence MAESAENIIPVHQWVEYDKSDSINDIKGRRSQELIIGLCGAIGSGIKTLKEQTILCLKQNGYRVEHVRVSDLIAAITKVSTTTLNSFDRYNKLQDLGDNLRENHKNFICAELAILEIQVLREKIYGTDNPEITKNTKKTAYIIDQIKHPEEVELLNQVYKNNFYLVGLLRTVAERIQNLRDEGIKEEDVKKIIERDRKSLNKFGQQVEETLQLSDYFIKNLDTEVMKKSVLRFIDLIHGANNITPSKDESGMYAAYSASLGSACLSRQVGASIMDVAGNIIASGRNDVPQYGGGLYTSESKKDRRCFNKNGCHNDKHKALLNKEIAGILQQFNLSDAGIIAEKIMKETKAKYLIEYSRAVHAEMDAIVSLARNTNMGTTGNTLYCTTYPCHVCARHIVAAGLKRVVYIEPYEKSLALQLHDDTICQTDQSPAPDKVLFENFEGVAPKRYAKFFGYHRKRKDYQGKPITYSIEESYHVDTQYLDSYSDYESKVVQNVKGKFQL is encoded by the coding sequence ATGGCAGAGTCAGCTGAAAATATTATTCCTGTGCATCAATGGGTAGAATATGATAAATCAGATAGTATAAATGATATTAAAGGCAGGCGTTCTCAAGAACTGATAATTGGTTTGTGTGGAGCTATTGGTTCGGGTATTAAAACCCTCAAAGAACAAACTATACTGTGCTTAAAACAAAATGGTTATCGTGTAGAACACGTCAGAGTAAGTGATCTTATTGCAGCAATTACTAAGGTCAGTACAACAACTCTTAACAGCTTTGATAGATACAATAAATTACAAGATCTGGGAGACAATTTAAGAGAAAATCATAAGAACTTTATTTGTGCTGAACTGGCTATATTGGAGATCCAAGTTTTAAGAGAAAAAATTTATGGCACGGATAATCCAGAGATCACTAAAAATACTAAAAAGACCGCTTACATAATTGATCAAATAAAGCATCCAGAAGAAGTAGAGCTTTTGAATCAGGTTTATAAGAATAACTTTTATCTAGTCGGGTTGTTGCGCACAGTAGCCGAACGTATACAAAACTTGCGGGATGAAGGTATCAAAGAAGAAGATGTCAAAAAAATAATTGAGCGGGACAGGAAATCATTAAATAAATTTGGTCAGCAAGTTGAAGAAACCTTACAGCTTTCTGATTATTTTATAAAAAATCTTGATACAGAGGTGATGAAAAAGTCAGTTCTTAGATTCATAGACCTTATTCACGGAGCTAATAATATTACTCCATCAAAAGATGAGTCAGGTATGTATGCTGCATACTCAGCTTCTTTAGGATCAGCTTGCCTTTCTCGTCAGGTAGGAGCATCCATAATGGATGTTGCCGGCAACATTATTGCTTCAGGAAGAAATGATGTTCCACAATACGGCGGAGGGCTTTATACTTCCGAAAGCAAAAAAGATAGAAGATGTTTTAATAAAAATGGATGCCATAACGATAAACACAAGGCTCTTTTAAATAAAGAAATAGCGGGAATTTTACAACAATTTAATCTATCTGATGCAGGAATAATTGCAGAAAAAATAATGAAAGAAACTAAAGCAAAATATCTAATCGAATATTCTCGTGCAGTACACGCCGAGATGGATGCTATAGTTTCATTAGCTAGGAACACAAACATGGGCACAACTGGTAATACTTTATATTGTACAACCTATCCTTGCCATGTTTGCGCTCGCCATATAGTTGCAGCAGGCTTAAAACGCGTAGTTTACATTGAGCCGTATGAAAAAAGTCTTGCATTGCAATTGCATGATGACACTATTTGTCAAACTGATCAAAGTCCAGCACCTGATAAAGTCCTGTTTGAGAATTTCGAGGGAGTTGCGCCAAAAAGGTATGCTAAATTCTTTGGATATCATAGAAAAAGAAAAGATTACCAAGGAAAACCAATAACTTACAGTATCGAAGAATCTTATCATGTTGATACACAATATCTTGATAGCTACTCAGATTATGAATCCAAAGTAGTACAAAATGTTAAAGGAAAATTCCAATTATAG